The following are encoded in a window of Drosophila simulans strain w501 chromosome 3L, Prin_Dsim_3.1, whole genome shotgun sequence genomic DNA:
- the LOC6737578 gene encoding zinc finger MIZ domain-containing protein 2 isoform X3, with product MNQQAGSSRAPATGGQISPPGATTVGVEQQQHLQQQQQYYNQQQQQQYQQQHQRDNFLAYQQQQQQQQQQQQQQQQLQRSGGGGVGGGGNFMLGNDLVGGDSLRSLNNTFGPNSEFTSLGGANSSASSSLSGLSGSSSQGYTGMVAASQQHQQQQPHHHQQQQQQHMGSMDAMGGYSQMGGGMHPGPNSGMMGNMNGQYMNGGSGQGGYNGAQGMGMGYGGGGSMGPQRHHQMTPMNQMQNMSMGPGVGGSGGMGGGMNPLQQQAAQQQMGGMNPMAKMQGMANGGYPQQAPPSLTQQQQQQQQRRMAPYPHPQMHMAQKRAAAGVGGAGGMYPGNPMQQQQAQMYGNQQMHPGSGGGVPLPMQAGGAGNGYGRSGPMGAGNGGYGRMSAGNGMGPTGGPVMGPMGPGGMTAGGMGPGPGCMSQQRFMPQGSGGGMPGVGYGGVGGAASHQGQFYPGSGQSAGMQQAGGMCPAGPGAVATTGNPYQNQGFQQNYQHSPVPGNPTPPLTPACSVPYVSPNPDIKPPMDNSEEMRLTFPVRDGIILAPFRLLHNLSVSNHVFHLKQNVYNTLMCRNDLELQLKCFHQDDRQMNTNWPHTVTVSANATPLNIERSEKNSTALRPLYLKAVCQPGRNTLQLTASSCCCSHLFVLQLVHRPSVRQVLQTLHKRNLLPLEHSVQKIKRNLSQPEANAGPDATPQQQQGGGQQCAKISLKCPITKSRIRLPARGHECKHVQCFDLEAYLMINSERGSWRCPECSKSAITDTLEIDQYIWAILNTLGNSDVDEVIIDSSANWRALQHNGGMPNAPPPSNVPSNPSGGSGSNSGNGSVNPTLPVIKQELCDDIAKVMSPGSTQLPTWDSAQAMSPYNMHDMNSIASGNMMGNGGNTNQHGNRSSYDGFSGNHSDGSGGLPGGDGGVNSLDQLNAMEKSLSDQMPHTPHTPGAASHPMTPGGPPSVSSSHNEPISGGTPNANGSGSATNGSGNNNSSTGHNSPQTPGTPSRMGGGGMGGAGSADSQQQQQEQLLNSLMSSQTQLKFSESDLSAELQSFDAAAAAINDTAHDLNLLQDVDPMEILSYLDPQPDLNTPPSSGSSNNNASDDLLATLFD from the exons atgaACCAGCAGGCGGGCTCCTCAAGGGCGCCAGCCACCGGGGGCCAAATCTCACCGCCAGGTGCCACAACAGTCGgcgtggagcagcagcaacacttgcaacagcagcaacagtactacaaccagcagcagcagcaacagtaccagcagcagcatcagcgcGACAACTTCCTAGCctaccagcaacagcagcagcagcagcagcaacagcaacagcaacagcagcagctccagcgaTCGGGAGGCGGCggagtgggcggcggtggtAACTTTATGCTGGGCAATGACCTTGTCGGCGGCGACAGCCTGCGCAGCCTGAACAACACCTTCGGTCCCAACTCGGAGTTCACGTCGCTCGGAGGCGCCAACAGCTCGGCATCCTCCTCGCTGAGCGGACTGAGCGGCTCGAGCAGTCAAGGATACACGGGCATGGTTGCTGCCAgccagcaacaccagcagcaacagccacatcaccaccaacagcagcagcagcagcacatggGCAGCATGGATGCCATGGGCGGTTACAGTCAG ATGGGTGGCGGCATGCACCCTGGACCCAACAGCGGCATGATGGGCAACATGAATGGCCAGTACATGAATGGCGGCTCCGGCCAGGGTGGCTACAATGGAGCCcagggcatgggcatgggctaCGGCGGAGGTGGCAGCATGGGACCCCAGAGGCATCATCAA ATGACGCCCATGAACCAGATGCAGAATATGTCGATGGGCCCGGGAGTCGGAGGAAGTGGCGGCATGGGCGGCGGCATGAATCCCCTCCAGCAACAGGcggcgcagcagcaaatgGGCGGCATGAATCCGATGGCCAAGATGCAGGGCATGGCCAATGGTGGATATCCGCAACAGGCGCCACCCAGTCtcacccagcagcagcagcaacagcagcagcgacgaaTGGCCCCGTATCCCCACCCCCAGATGCACATGGCCCAGAAGCGGGCGGCGGCCGGAGTGGGAGGAGCGGGCGGAATGTACCCGGGTAATcccatgcagcagcagcaggcgcagatGTACGGAAATCAGCAGATGCATCCGGGATCCGGCGGAGGAGTTCCACTGCCCATGCAGGCGGGTGGAGCAGGAAACGGTTACGGACGCAGTGGACCCATGGGCGCCGGCAATGGCGGCTACGGCCGTATGTCGGCGGGCAATGGCATGGGCCCGACCGGAGGACCAGTGATGGGACCCATGGGCCCCGGTGGCATGACCGCTGGAGGTATGGGTCCCGGACCAGGCTGCATGAGCCAGCAGCGCTTCATGCCCCAAGGATCCGGCGGCGGCATGCCCGGAGTGGGCTATGGTGGAGTCGGAGGAGCCGCTTCCCATCAGGGTCAGTTCTATCCGGGCAGTGGCCAAAGTGCTGGAATGCAGCAGGCAGGTGGCATGTGCCCGGCGGGTCCGGGCGCCGTCGCCACCACCGGCAATCCCTACCAGAATCAAGG TTTCCAGCAAAACTATCAGCACAGTCCAGTTCCTGGCAATCCCACGCCACCGCTGACGCCCGCCTGCAGTGTGCCCTATGTCAGCCCCAATCCGGATATCAAGCCACCCATGGACAACA GCGAAGAAATGAGACTGACATTCCCGGTGCGCGACGGCATCATCCTGGCTCCTTTCCGCCTGCTGCACAACCTGTCGGTCAGCAACCACGTGTTCCATCTGAAGCAGAATGTCTACAACACCCTGATGTGCAG AAACGACttggagctgcagctgaagTGCTTCCACCAGGACGACCGGCAGATGAACACCAACTGGCCGCACACCGTCACCGTCTCCGCGAATGCCACGCCCCTGAACATCGAGCGGTCCGAGAAGAACAGCACCGCCCTGCGACCGCTCTACTTGAAGGCAGTGTGCCAGCCGGGAAGGAATACGCTCCAGCTGACCGCCAGTTCCTGCTGTTGT TCGCACCTGTTCGTGCTGCAGCTAGTCCATCGACCATCGGTGCGCCAGGTGCTGCAGACGCTGCACAAGCGCAATCTGCTGCCGCTGGAGCACAGTGTGCAGAAGATCAAGCGCAATCTGAGCCAGCCGGAGGCGAATGCCGGACCAGATGCCAcgccccagcagcagcagggcggCGGGCAGCAGTGCGCCAAGATCTCATTGAAGTGCCCCATCACCAAGTCCCGGATACGGCTTCCGGCGCGGGGACACGAGTGCAAGCACGTGCAGTGCTTCGATTTGGAGGCGTATCTGATGATCAACAGCGAGCGGGGATCGTGGCGATGCCCGGAGTGCAGCAAGTCGGCGATCACTGATACCCTGGAGATCGATCAGTACATCTGGGCCATACTCAACACGCTGGGCAACTCGGATGTGGACGAGGTGATCATCGATTCGTCGGCCAATTGGCGGGCGCTGCAGCACAATGGCGGCATGCCCAATGCACCGCCCCCCTCGAATGTTCCTAGCAATCCCAGTGGCGGCAGCGGCTCCAATTCCGGCAACGGAAGTGTCAACCCCACCCTGCCGGTCATCAAACAGGAACTGTGCGACGACATCGCCAAGGTCATGTCGCCGGGATCCACCCAACTGCCCACCTGGGACAGTGCGCAGGCCATGAGTCCCTACAACATGCACGACATGAACTCCATTGCCAGCGGCAACATGATGGGCAATGGCGGCAACACCAACCAGCA TGGCAATCGCAGCAGCTACGACGGCTTCAGCGGCAACCACAGCGATGGAAGCGGCGGATTGCCTGGCGGCGATGGTGGTGTCAACTCCCTCGACCAGCTGAACGCCATGGAAAAGTCACTCAGCGATCAG ATGCCCCACACCCCGCACACTCCTGGAGCGGCCAGTCATCCGATGACACCTGGCGGACCGCCCAGCGTCAGCAGCTCCCACAACGAACCGATCAGCGGCGGTACGCCCAACGCcaacggaagcggaagtgcCACCAACggaagcggcaacaacaacagcagcacggGCCACAACTCGCCCCAGACGCCGGGCACGCCCAGTCGgatgggcggcggcggcatggGAGGAGCAGGCTCAGCGGatagccagcagcagcagcaggagcagctcctCAACTCCCTGATGAGCAGTCAGACCCAGCTGAAGTTCAGCGAAAGCGATCTGAGTGCCGAGCTGCAGAGCTTCGATGCGGCGGCAGCGGCCATAAACGATACAGCCCACGATCTGAAT CTGCTGCAAGACGTGGATCCCATGGAGATCCTGTCCTATCTGGATCCTCAGCCCGATCTTAACACGCCGCCCTcgagtggcagcagcaacaacaacgccagCGACGACTTGCTGGCCACGTTATTCGACTAG
- the LOC6737578 gene encoding zinc finger MIZ domain-containing protein 2 isoform X2 gives MQLIVDKIPMYSKQTTKRNSKKKNDEMNQQAGSSRAPATGGQISPPGATTVGVEQQQHLQQQQQYYNQQQQQQYQQQHQRDNFLAYQQQQQQQQQQQQQQQQLQRSGGGGVGGGGNFMLGNDLVGGDSLRSLNNTFGPNSEFTSLGGANSSASSSLSGLSGSSSQGYTGMVAASQQHQQQQPHHHQQQQQQHMGSMDAMGGYSQMGGGMHPGPNSGMMGNMNGQYMNGGSGQGGYNGAQGMGMGYGGGGSMGPQRHHQMTPMNQMQNMSMGPGVGGSGGMGGGMNPLQQQAAQQQMGGMNPMAKMQGMANGGYPQQAPPSLTQQQQQQQQRRMAPYPHPQMHMAQKRAAAGVGGAGGMYPGNPMQQQQAQMYGNQQMHPGSGGGVPLPMQAGGAGNGYGRSGPMGAGNGGYGRMSAGNGMGPTGGPVMGPMGPGGMTAGGMGPGPGCMSQQRFMPQGSGGGMPGVGYGGVGGAASHQGQFYPGSGQSAGMQQAGGMCPAGPGAVATTGNPYQNQGFQQNYQHSPVPGNPTPPLTPACSVPYVSPNPDIKPPMDNSEEMRLTFPVRDGIILAPFRLLHNLSVSNHVFHLKQNVYNTLMCRNDLELQLKCFHQDDRQMNTNWPHTVTVSANATPLNIERSEKNSTALRPLYLKAVCQPGRNTLQLTASSCCCSHLFVLQLVHRPSVRQVLQTLHKRNLLPLEHSVQKIKRNLSQPEANAGPDATPQQQQGGGQQCAKISLKCPITKSRIRLPARGHECKHVQCFDLEAYLMINSERGSWRCPECSKSAITDTLEIDQYIWAILNTLGNSDVDEVIIDSSANWRALQHNGGMPNAPPPSNVPSNPSGGSGSNSGNGSVNPTLPVIKQELCDDIAKVMSPGSTQLPTWDSAQAMSPYNMHDMNSIASGNMMGNGGNTNQHGNRSSYDGFSGNHSDGSGGLPGGDGGVNSLDQLNAMEKSLSDQMPHTPHTPGAASHPMTPGGPPSVSSSHNEPISGGTPNANGSGSATNGSGNNNSSTGHNSPQTPGTPSRMGGGGMGGAGSADSQQQQQEQLLNSLMSSQTQLKFSESDLSAELQSFDAAAAAINDTAHDLNLLQDVDPMEILSYLDPQPDLNTPPSSGSSNNNASDDLLATLFD, from the exons gaaaaatgatgaaatgaACCAGCAGGCGGGCTCCTCAAGGGCGCCAGCCACCGGGGGCCAAATCTCACCGCCAGGTGCCACAACAGTCGgcgtggagcagcagcaacacttgcaacagcagcaacagtactacaaccagcagcagcagcaacagtaccagcagcagcatcagcgcGACAACTTCCTAGCctaccagcaacagcagcagcagcagcagcaacagcaacagcaacagcagcagctccagcgaTCGGGAGGCGGCggagtgggcggcggtggtAACTTTATGCTGGGCAATGACCTTGTCGGCGGCGACAGCCTGCGCAGCCTGAACAACACCTTCGGTCCCAACTCGGAGTTCACGTCGCTCGGAGGCGCCAACAGCTCGGCATCCTCCTCGCTGAGCGGACTGAGCGGCTCGAGCAGTCAAGGATACACGGGCATGGTTGCTGCCAgccagcaacaccagcagcaacagccacatcaccaccaacagcagcagcagcagcacatggGCAGCATGGATGCCATGGGCGGTTACAGTCAG ATGGGTGGCGGCATGCACCCTGGACCCAACAGCGGCATGATGGGCAACATGAATGGCCAGTACATGAATGGCGGCTCCGGCCAGGGTGGCTACAATGGAGCCcagggcatgggcatgggctaCGGCGGAGGTGGCAGCATGGGACCCCAGAGGCATCATCAA ATGACGCCCATGAACCAGATGCAGAATATGTCGATGGGCCCGGGAGTCGGAGGAAGTGGCGGCATGGGCGGCGGCATGAATCCCCTCCAGCAACAGGcggcgcagcagcaaatgGGCGGCATGAATCCGATGGCCAAGATGCAGGGCATGGCCAATGGTGGATATCCGCAACAGGCGCCACCCAGTCtcacccagcagcagcagcaacagcagcagcgacgaaTGGCCCCGTATCCCCACCCCCAGATGCACATGGCCCAGAAGCGGGCGGCGGCCGGAGTGGGAGGAGCGGGCGGAATGTACCCGGGTAATcccatgcagcagcagcaggcgcagatGTACGGAAATCAGCAGATGCATCCGGGATCCGGCGGAGGAGTTCCACTGCCCATGCAGGCGGGTGGAGCAGGAAACGGTTACGGACGCAGTGGACCCATGGGCGCCGGCAATGGCGGCTACGGCCGTATGTCGGCGGGCAATGGCATGGGCCCGACCGGAGGACCAGTGATGGGACCCATGGGCCCCGGTGGCATGACCGCTGGAGGTATGGGTCCCGGACCAGGCTGCATGAGCCAGCAGCGCTTCATGCCCCAAGGATCCGGCGGCGGCATGCCCGGAGTGGGCTATGGTGGAGTCGGAGGAGCCGCTTCCCATCAGGGTCAGTTCTATCCGGGCAGTGGCCAAAGTGCTGGAATGCAGCAGGCAGGTGGCATGTGCCCGGCGGGTCCGGGCGCCGTCGCCACCACCGGCAATCCCTACCAGAATCAAGG TTTCCAGCAAAACTATCAGCACAGTCCAGTTCCTGGCAATCCCACGCCACCGCTGACGCCCGCCTGCAGTGTGCCCTATGTCAGCCCCAATCCGGATATCAAGCCACCCATGGACAACA GCGAAGAAATGAGACTGACATTCCCGGTGCGCGACGGCATCATCCTGGCTCCTTTCCGCCTGCTGCACAACCTGTCGGTCAGCAACCACGTGTTCCATCTGAAGCAGAATGTCTACAACACCCTGATGTGCAG AAACGACttggagctgcagctgaagTGCTTCCACCAGGACGACCGGCAGATGAACACCAACTGGCCGCACACCGTCACCGTCTCCGCGAATGCCACGCCCCTGAACATCGAGCGGTCCGAGAAGAACAGCACCGCCCTGCGACCGCTCTACTTGAAGGCAGTGTGCCAGCCGGGAAGGAATACGCTCCAGCTGACCGCCAGTTCCTGCTGTTGT TCGCACCTGTTCGTGCTGCAGCTAGTCCATCGACCATCGGTGCGCCAGGTGCTGCAGACGCTGCACAAGCGCAATCTGCTGCCGCTGGAGCACAGTGTGCAGAAGATCAAGCGCAATCTGAGCCAGCCGGAGGCGAATGCCGGACCAGATGCCAcgccccagcagcagcagggcggCGGGCAGCAGTGCGCCAAGATCTCATTGAAGTGCCCCATCACCAAGTCCCGGATACGGCTTCCGGCGCGGGGACACGAGTGCAAGCACGTGCAGTGCTTCGATTTGGAGGCGTATCTGATGATCAACAGCGAGCGGGGATCGTGGCGATGCCCGGAGTGCAGCAAGTCGGCGATCACTGATACCCTGGAGATCGATCAGTACATCTGGGCCATACTCAACACGCTGGGCAACTCGGATGTGGACGAGGTGATCATCGATTCGTCGGCCAATTGGCGGGCGCTGCAGCACAATGGCGGCATGCCCAATGCACCGCCCCCCTCGAATGTTCCTAGCAATCCCAGTGGCGGCAGCGGCTCCAATTCCGGCAACGGAAGTGTCAACCCCACCCTGCCGGTCATCAAACAGGAACTGTGCGACGACATCGCCAAGGTCATGTCGCCGGGATCCACCCAACTGCCCACCTGGGACAGTGCGCAGGCCATGAGTCCCTACAACATGCACGACATGAACTCCATTGCCAGCGGCAACATGATGGGCAATGGCGGCAACACCAACCAGCA TGGCAATCGCAGCAGCTACGACGGCTTCAGCGGCAACCACAGCGATGGAAGCGGCGGATTGCCTGGCGGCGATGGTGGTGTCAACTCCCTCGACCAGCTGAACGCCATGGAAAAGTCACTCAGCGATCAG ATGCCCCACACCCCGCACACTCCTGGAGCGGCCAGTCATCCGATGACACCTGGCGGACCGCCCAGCGTCAGCAGCTCCCACAACGAACCGATCAGCGGCGGTACGCCCAACGCcaacggaagcggaagtgcCACCAACggaagcggcaacaacaacagcagcacggGCCACAACTCGCCCCAGACGCCGGGCACGCCCAGTCGgatgggcggcggcggcatggGAGGAGCAGGCTCAGCGGatagccagcagcagcagcaggagcagctcctCAACTCCCTGATGAGCAGTCAGACCCAGCTGAAGTTCAGCGAAAGCGATCTGAGTGCCGAGCTGCAGAGCTTCGATGCGGCGGCAGCGGCCATAAACGATACAGCCCACGATCTGAAT CTGCTGCAAGACGTGGATCCCATGGAGATCCTGTCCTATCTGGATCCTCAGCCCGATCTTAACACGCCGCCCTcgagtggcagcagcaacaacaacgccagCGACGACTTGCTGGCCACGTTATTCGACTAG
- the LOC6737578 gene encoding zinc finger MIZ domain-containing protein 2 isoform X1: protein MSEKVEKEKESSTKEKVKEEIAKDDSTSVLTFDTHPYFPFLFDPYSSSKYGSQVRERKIDRCLKQLQDALKGGKKNDEMNQQAGSSRAPATGGQISPPGATTVGVEQQQHLQQQQQYYNQQQQQQYQQQHQRDNFLAYQQQQQQQQQQQQQQQQLQRSGGGGVGGGGNFMLGNDLVGGDSLRSLNNTFGPNSEFTSLGGANSSASSSLSGLSGSSSQGYTGMVAASQQHQQQQPHHHQQQQQQHMGSMDAMGGYSQMGGGMHPGPNSGMMGNMNGQYMNGGSGQGGYNGAQGMGMGYGGGGSMGPQRHHQMTPMNQMQNMSMGPGVGGSGGMGGGMNPLQQQAAQQQMGGMNPMAKMQGMANGGYPQQAPPSLTQQQQQQQQRRMAPYPHPQMHMAQKRAAAGVGGAGGMYPGNPMQQQQAQMYGNQQMHPGSGGGVPLPMQAGGAGNGYGRSGPMGAGNGGYGRMSAGNGMGPTGGPVMGPMGPGGMTAGGMGPGPGCMSQQRFMPQGSGGGMPGVGYGGVGGAASHQGQFYPGSGQSAGMQQAGGMCPAGPGAVATTGNPYQNQGFQQNYQHSPVPGNPTPPLTPACSVPYVSPNPDIKPPMDNSEEMRLTFPVRDGIILAPFRLLHNLSVSNHVFHLKQNVYNTLMCRNDLELQLKCFHQDDRQMNTNWPHTVTVSANATPLNIERSEKNSTALRPLYLKAVCQPGRNTLQLTASSCCCSHLFVLQLVHRPSVRQVLQTLHKRNLLPLEHSVQKIKRNLSQPEANAGPDATPQQQQGGGQQCAKISLKCPITKSRIRLPARGHECKHVQCFDLEAYLMINSERGSWRCPECSKSAITDTLEIDQYIWAILNTLGNSDVDEVIIDSSANWRALQHNGGMPNAPPPSNVPSNPSGGSGSNSGNGSVNPTLPVIKQELCDDIAKVMSPGSTQLPTWDSAQAMSPYNMHDMNSIASGNMMGNGGNTNQHGNRSSYDGFSGNHSDGSGGLPGGDGGVNSLDQLNAMEKSLSDQMPHTPHTPGAASHPMTPGGPPSVSSSHNEPISGGTPNANGSGSATNGSGNNNSSTGHNSPQTPGTPSRMGGGGMGGAGSADSQQQQQEQLLNSLMSSQTQLKFSESDLSAELQSFDAAAAAINDTAHDLNLLQDVDPMEILSYLDPQPDLNTPPSSGSSNNNASDDLLATLFD, encoded by the exons gaaaaatgatgaaatgaACCAGCAGGCGGGCTCCTCAAGGGCGCCAGCCACCGGGGGCCAAATCTCACCGCCAGGTGCCACAACAGTCGgcgtggagcagcagcaacacttgcaacagcagcaacagtactacaaccagcagcagcagcaacagtaccagcagcagcatcagcgcGACAACTTCCTAGCctaccagcaacagcagcagcagcagcagcaacagcaacagcaacagcagcagctccagcgaTCGGGAGGCGGCggagtgggcggcggtggtAACTTTATGCTGGGCAATGACCTTGTCGGCGGCGACAGCCTGCGCAGCCTGAACAACACCTTCGGTCCCAACTCGGAGTTCACGTCGCTCGGAGGCGCCAACAGCTCGGCATCCTCCTCGCTGAGCGGACTGAGCGGCTCGAGCAGTCAAGGATACACGGGCATGGTTGCTGCCAgccagcaacaccagcagcaacagccacatcaccaccaacagcagcagcagcagcacatggGCAGCATGGATGCCATGGGCGGTTACAGTCAG ATGGGTGGCGGCATGCACCCTGGACCCAACAGCGGCATGATGGGCAACATGAATGGCCAGTACATGAATGGCGGCTCCGGCCAGGGTGGCTACAATGGAGCCcagggcatgggcatgggctaCGGCGGAGGTGGCAGCATGGGACCCCAGAGGCATCATCAA ATGACGCCCATGAACCAGATGCAGAATATGTCGATGGGCCCGGGAGTCGGAGGAAGTGGCGGCATGGGCGGCGGCATGAATCCCCTCCAGCAACAGGcggcgcagcagcaaatgGGCGGCATGAATCCGATGGCCAAGATGCAGGGCATGGCCAATGGTGGATATCCGCAACAGGCGCCACCCAGTCtcacccagcagcagcagcaacagcagcagcgacgaaTGGCCCCGTATCCCCACCCCCAGATGCACATGGCCCAGAAGCGGGCGGCGGCCGGAGTGGGAGGAGCGGGCGGAATGTACCCGGGTAATcccatgcagcagcagcaggcgcagatGTACGGAAATCAGCAGATGCATCCGGGATCCGGCGGAGGAGTTCCACTGCCCATGCAGGCGGGTGGAGCAGGAAACGGTTACGGACGCAGTGGACCCATGGGCGCCGGCAATGGCGGCTACGGCCGTATGTCGGCGGGCAATGGCATGGGCCCGACCGGAGGACCAGTGATGGGACCCATGGGCCCCGGTGGCATGACCGCTGGAGGTATGGGTCCCGGACCAGGCTGCATGAGCCAGCAGCGCTTCATGCCCCAAGGATCCGGCGGCGGCATGCCCGGAGTGGGCTATGGTGGAGTCGGAGGAGCCGCTTCCCATCAGGGTCAGTTCTATCCGGGCAGTGGCCAAAGTGCTGGAATGCAGCAGGCAGGTGGCATGTGCCCGGCGGGTCCGGGCGCCGTCGCCACCACCGGCAATCCCTACCAGAATCAAGG TTTCCAGCAAAACTATCAGCACAGTCCAGTTCCTGGCAATCCCACGCCACCGCTGACGCCCGCCTGCAGTGTGCCCTATGTCAGCCCCAATCCGGATATCAAGCCACCCATGGACAACA GCGAAGAAATGAGACTGACATTCCCGGTGCGCGACGGCATCATCCTGGCTCCTTTCCGCCTGCTGCACAACCTGTCGGTCAGCAACCACGTGTTCCATCTGAAGCAGAATGTCTACAACACCCTGATGTGCAG AAACGACttggagctgcagctgaagTGCTTCCACCAGGACGACCGGCAGATGAACACCAACTGGCCGCACACCGTCACCGTCTCCGCGAATGCCACGCCCCTGAACATCGAGCGGTCCGAGAAGAACAGCACCGCCCTGCGACCGCTCTACTTGAAGGCAGTGTGCCAGCCGGGAAGGAATACGCTCCAGCTGACCGCCAGTTCCTGCTGTTGT TCGCACCTGTTCGTGCTGCAGCTAGTCCATCGACCATCGGTGCGCCAGGTGCTGCAGACGCTGCACAAGCGCAATCTGCTGCCGCTGGAGCACAGTGTGCAGAAGATCAAGCGCAATCTGAGCCAGCCGGAGGCGAATGCCGGACCAGATGCCAcgccccagcagcagcagggcggCGGGCAGCAGTGCGCCAAGATCTCATTGAAGTGCCCCATCACCAAGTCCCGGATACGGCTTCCGGCGCGGGGACACGAGTGCAAGCACGTGCAGTGCTTCGATTTGGAGGCGTATCTGATGATCAACAGCGAGCGGGGATCGTGGCGATGCCCGGAGTGCAGCAAGTCGGCGATCACTGATACCCTGGAGATCGATCAGTACATCTGGGCCATACTCAACACGCTGGGCAACTCGGATGTGGACGAGGTGATCATCGATTCGTCGGCCAATTGGCGGGCGCTGCAGCACAATGGCGGCATGCCCAATGCACCGCCCCCCTCGAATGTTCCTAGCAATCCCAGTGGCGGCAGCGGCTCCAATTCCGGCAACGGAAGTGTCAACCCCACCCTGCCGGTCATCAAACAGGAACTGTGCGACGACATCGCCAAGGTCATGTCGCCGGGATCCACCCAACTGCCCACCTGGGACAGTGCGCAGGCCATGAGTCCCTACAACATGCACGACATGAACTCCATTGCCAGCGGCAACATGATGGGCAATGGCGGCAACACCAACCAGCA TGGCAATCGCAGCAGCTACGACGGCTTCAGCGGCAACCACAGCGATGGAAGCGGCGGATTGCCTGGCGGCGATGGTGGTGTCAACTCCCTCGACCAGCTGAACGCCATGGAAAAGTCACTCAGCGATCAG ATGCCCCACACCCCGCACACTCCTGGAGCGGCCAGTCATCCGATGACACCTGGCGGACCGCCCAGCGTCAGCAGCTCCCACAACGAACCGATCAGCGGCGGTACGCCCAACGCcaacggaagcggaagtgcCACCAACggaagcggcaacaacaacagcagcacggGCCACAACTCGCCCCAGACGCCGGGCACGCCCAGTCGgatgggcggcggcggcatggGAGGAGCAGGCTCAGCGGatagccagcagcagcagcaggagcagctcctCAACTCCCTGATGAGCAGTCAGACCCAGCTGAAGTTCAGCGAAAGCGATCTGAGTGCCGAGCTGCAGAGCTTCGATGCGGCGGCAGCGGCCATAAACGATACAGCCCACGATCTGAAT CTGCTGCAAGACGTGGATCCCATGGAGATCCTGTCCTATCTGGATCCTCAGCCCGATCTTAACACGCCGCCCTcgagtggcagcagcaacaacaacgccagCGACGACTTGCTGGCCACGTTATTCGACTAG